The proteins below come from a single Streptomyces spongiicola genomic window:
- a CDS encoding lantibiotic dehydratase — translation MSRKLYEHTGTALLRAAAAPRTILPTWWPDPADAEGCMAWLMHVWSRPELAGPIRQANPELGLSIDALRGRPVVAGKKLRRATMATARYLLRATGRPTPFGLFAGVAPAALGPSAKVRWGTGHRAVARVDTMWLGDIINRLEACPDLLDRLDVVMNNLAARQGGRLQVPHGGRHGASVVHTSAVRALQDCAAAPIRFGALVATLAGLFSGSDTGRVRSMLTELVRQGFLLSCLRAPMTETDPLGHLLEQLRKAEASTIESTAAILRDLEAVAAAIGHHNAIPGPGQAGPREALTRKLRAMSEAGRAPLAVDLMLDADVEIPHSVAREMEAAAGALLRLTRRPSGHGIWRDYQMAFWERYGVGTLVPLREVVDPAAGLGFPAEYPGSMMTPPVPQVSRRDERLLALAWQAVTDGSREIVLTDDMIDTLTDGQTAAPEPPHVEMCGRIHAASIEGLNQGDFTLTVTPARSAGTLTSRFTPTAGGAGLEDVYQRVPAGTDGALRAQLSFPPLYLHTENVCRIPAYLPHVIPLGEHRGPDETVIELDDLAVTATHSRLHLVSLSRRRVIEPQVFHAMALEKQPPPLARFLAHLPRAFNAAWTGFDWGPEVLRLPYLPRVRFGRTVLCPARWYLTRADLPTCGDLAAWHQALGQWRKRWDCPETVELRDDDRTLRLTLSEPLHAALLHAHLGRREDAALTEAAPAAGLGWIDRHAHEIALPLVTTRPPTAAAMSGPLPTVVNSALGHMPGSADSRWLYAKIHTHPERMDEIITGHLPRLLDALPDRPAWWFLRYRSPHETDHLRLRLCIPSTGEYAAVAAAVARWAEQLRAGAMAGRLVLDTYSPEIGRYGQGAVLEAAEAVFAADSTAVAAGLRHVPGTLVHSTALVAAGMVDIARGFLGTNAAMDWLADQPTPIAATDRAVADQALRLARLDASLDLPGSNGDVAATWARRAAALAHYRSQFADDAEVSSILESLLHMHHNRALGLDRAGEKACRHLARQAARAWQALR, via the coding sequence ATGAGCAGGAAGCTGTACGAGCACACGGGCACGGCACTGTTACGGGCCGCGGCCGCGCCGCGGACCATCCTGCCCACATGGTGGCCCGACCCTGCCGACGCCGAGGGGTGCATGGCTTGGCTGATGCACGTCTGGTCCCGCCCGGAGCTCGCCGGCCCGATCCGCCAGGCGAACCCCGAGCTCGGTCTCAGCATCGATGCGCTGCGCGGCAGGCCGGTGGTTGCCGGCAAGAAGCTGCGGCGGGCCACGATGGCGACCGCCCGGTACCTGCTGCGTGCCACCGGCCGGCCCACGCCGTTCGGACTGTTCGCCGGCGTTGCCCCCGCTGCGCTGGGCCCGTCGGCCAAGGTCCGGTGGGGCACCGGGCATCGGGCGGTCGCCCGCGTCGACACGATGTGGCTCGGCGACATCATCAACCGGCTGGAGGCGTGCCCCGATCTGCTGGACCGCCTGGACGTCGTGATGAACAACCTTGCCGCCCGGCAAGGCGGGCGCCTTCAGGTGCCGCACGGAGGCCGGCACGGTGCGAGCGTCGTGCACACCAGCGCGGTACGCGCCTTGCAGGACTGCGCAGCCGCCCCGATCCGCTTCGGTGCGCTGGTCGCCACCCTCGCGGGTCTCTTCTCCGGCAGTGACACCGGCAGGGTCCGCAGCATGCTGACCGAGCTCGTCCGCCAGGGCTTCCTCCTGTCCTGCCTGCGCGCGCCGATGACCGAGACCGATCCACTCGGCCACCTCCTGGAGCAGCTGCGCAAGGCGGAGGCGAGCACGATCGAGTCCACCGCGGCGATCCTGCGGGATCTCGAAGCCGTCGCGGCCGCGATAGGCCACCACAACGCGATCCCGGGGCCGGGCCAGGCAGGGCCCCGCGAGGCGCTGACCCGGAAGCTGCGCGCGATGTCGGAGGCCGGCCGTGCGCCGCTGGCCGTCGACCTCATGCTCGACGCTGATGTCGAGATTCCCCACAGCGTCGCCCGCGAGATGGAGGCTGCGGCCGGCGCCCTGCTGCGGCTGACCCGCCGCCCCTCTGGTCACGGCATCTGGCGCGACTACCAGATGGCTTTCTGGGAGCGGTACGGCGTGGGGACGCTCGTGCCGCTTCGGGAGGTCGTGGACCCGGCCGCAGGTCTCGGGTTCCCCGCCGAGTACCCCGGCAGCATGATGACGCCGCCCGTGCCGCAGGTCTCGCGCCGGGACGAGCGTCTCCTGGCGCTTGCCTGGCAGGCCGTAACCGACGGCAGCCGGGAGATCGTTCTCACCGACGACATGATCGACACCCTGACGGACGGGCAAACCGCCGCTCCCGAGCCGCCGCACGTGGAGATGTGCGGACGCATCCACGCCGCGAGCATCGAGGGGTTGAACCAGGGCGACTTCACCCTCACCGTCACCCCGGCCCGCTCCGCGGGCACGCTCACGTCCCGCTTCACCCCGACAGCCGGAGGCGCGGGCCTGGAGGACGTCTACCAGCGTGTTCCCGCGGGCACCGACGGCGCACTGCGCGCCCAGCTCTCGTTCCCCCCGCTCTACCTCCATACGGAGAACGTCTGCCGCATCCCCGCCTACCTGCCCCATGTCATCCCCCTCGGTGAGCACCGCGGCCCGGACGAGACGGTGATCGAGCTGGACGATCTCGCCGTCACCGCGACACACAGCCGGCTGCATCTGGTCAGCCTCTCCCGCCGCCGCGTCATCGAGCCGCAGGTCTTCCACGCGATGGCGCTGGAGAAGCAGCCCCCGCCGCTGGCCAGGTTCCTCGCCCACCTGCCGCGCGCGTTCAACGCCGCGTGGACGGGTTTCGACTGGGGCCCCGAAGTCCTCCGGCTCCCGTACCTGCCCAGAGTCCGCTTCGGGCGCACCGTCCTGTGCCCGGCCCGCTGGTACCTCACCCGCGCCGACCTTCCCACCTGCGGCGACCTCGCTGCCTGGCATCAGGCTCTCGGCCAGTGGCGCAAACGCTGGGATTGCCCCGAAACGGTGGAGCTGCGAGACGACGACCGCACCCTGCGGCTCACCCTGAGCGAGCCACTGCACGCGGCGCTCCTGCACGCCCATCTCGGTCGGCGCGAGGACGCCGCCCTCACCGAGGCCGCCCCCGCCGCGGGCCTCGGGTGGATCGACCGGCACGCGCACGAGATCGCCCTGCCGCTGGTCACCACTCGCCCGCCGACCGCCGCGGCGATGTCCGGTCCGCTACCGACAGTGGTCAACAGCGCGCTCGGGCACATGCCCGGCTCCGCGGACTCCCGATGGCTCTACGCGAAGATCCACACTCACCCCGAGCGGATGGACGAGATCATCACCGGCCACCTTCCCCGGCTCCTCGACGCCCTTCCCGACAGGCCCGCTTGGTGGTTCCTGCGCTATCGCAGCCCGCACGAGACCGATCACCTCCGGCTGCGCCTGTGCATCCCGAGCACGGGCGAGTACGCCGCCGTCGCGGCCGCCGTCGCCCGCTGGGCGGAGCAGCTCCGCGCCGGAGCCATGGCCGGCCGACTCGTCCTCGACACCTACAGCCCCGAGATCGGCCGCTACGGGCAAGGCGCCGTACTGGAAGCGGCCGAAGCCGTGTTCGCTGCGGACTCCACCGCTGTCGCCGCCGGCCTGCGCCATGTGCCCGGCACCCTCGTACATTCCACCGCCCTGGTCGCCGCGGGCATGGTGGACATCGCCCGCGGATTCCTCGGCACCAACGCCGCCATGGACTGGCTCGCCGACCAGCCCACGCCGATCGCGGCCACCGACCGGGCGGTTGCCGACCAGGCCCTTCGCCTGGCCCGGCTCGATGCATCGCTGGACCTGCCCGGGAGCAACGGTGACGTCGCCGCCACGTGGGCCCGAAGGGCGGCGGCCCTGGCGCACTACCGCAGCCAGTTCGCCGACGACGCCGAGGTGAGCTCGATCCTGGAGTCGCTGCTGCACATGCACCACAATCGAGCGCTCGGTCTGGATCGGGCCGGGGAGAAGGCCTGCCGCCACCTGGCTCGGCAGGCCGCCCGCGCCTGGCAGGCCCTCCGATGA
- the fxlA gene encoding FxLD family lanthipeptide — protein sequence MTAVVTEKSVQPTTAEAVEDPFALDLTVTVDSGGLQMPSACGTGDGCSSTCASSCASAV from the coding sequence ATGACCGCTGTCGTGACCGAGAAGTCCGTTCAGCCAACCACTGCGGAGGCCGTGGAGGACCCGTTCGCGCTCGACCTGACCGTCACCGTCGACTCTGGCGGCCTTCAGATGCCGTCCGCCTGCGGCACGGGCGACGGATGCTCCTCCACCTGCGCCTCGTCCTGCGCGAGCGCCGTCTGA
- a CDS encoding class I SAM-dependent methyltransferase, translating to MTSPIPRTEQGAARDAAVTAVPPTRHPGYWDDVFAKGTQFRPVSEDELGWFRAHTRPATGMTAIDVGCGRGDLAHTLAEWGLHTTGYDFSPLVVKEAAETYNHPRLRYREHDFNAGAIPNDLAPEGADIVVCRLVMAFLDRARFLTDVRRWLRPDGVLYVMTPVYEKQSDHAHRGVREEAIARLGDGWAETTRYDLCDDGCVTAVVLRGPQG from the coding sequence ATGACCAGCCCGATCCCCCGCACAGAGCAGGGCGCAGCACGGGACGCGGCTGTGACGGCTGTGCCGCCGACCCGCCACCCGGGTTACTGGGATGACGTCTTCGCCAAAGGCACGCAGTTCCGGCCCGTCAGCGAGGACGAACTGGGTTGGTTCCGCGCCCACACGCGGCCCGCGACCGGCATGACCGCGATCGACGTCGGATGCGGCCGCGGCGACCTCGCGCACACATTGGCCGAGTGGGGCCTGCATACGACCGGCTACGACTTCTCGCCGCTGGTGGTCAAGGAGGCCGCCGAGACGTACAACCACCCGAGGCTGCGCTACCGCGAGCACGACTTCAACGCCGGCGCGATCCCCAACGACCTCGCCCCGGAAGGCGCGGACATCGTCGTGTGCCGCCTGGTGATGGCCTTCCTCGATCGGGCCCGGTTCCTGACCGACGTGCGCCGATGGCTCCGCCCTGACGGCGTGCTGTACGTCATGACGCCCGTCTACGAGAAGCAGTCCGACCACGCGCACCGCGGTGTGCGCGAGGAAGCGATCGCGAGACTCGGCGACGGCTGGGCGGAGACCACCCGCTACGACCTGTGCGACGACGGATGCGTGACCGCCGTCGTCCTGCGCGGCCCACAGGGCTGA
- a CDS encoding GNAT family N-acetyltransferase: protein MTVQLRQYKHDDLHEIRQTLIDVHADAYADQMDDPFVQRFPWFVDHWGGNPGFSCLIGWDGSEPAGFAYGAPATAGSEWWREHVTEEPENPSTFSLSELTVRPKWRKTGAAEQLHEALLASRDEALAVLLVDTTHPRVQALYESWQYRKVGERQPFPDSPVYAVMLRSLSPALSRVSTTDG from the coding sequence GTGACCGTCCAGCTGCGCCAGTACAAACACGACGACCTTCACGAGATCCGCCAGACGCTCATCGACGTCCACGCCGATGCCTACGCGGACCAGATGGACGACCCGTTCGTACAGCGCTTCCCCTGGTTCGTGGACCACTGGGGCGGGAACCCCGGCTTCTCATGCCTCATCGGCTGGGACGGGAGCGAGCCCGCTGGCTTCGCCTACGGCGCCCCCGCGACGGCTGGCAGCGAGTGGTGGCGAGAACACGTGACCGAAGAGCCCGAGAACCCGTCGACGTTCTCGCTGTCCGAGTTGACGGTGCGGCCCAAGTGGCGCAAGACCGGCGCCGCAGAGCAACTGCACGAGGCGCTCCTCGCCAGCCGGGACGAGGCGCTCGCCGTGCTGCTGGTCGACACCACCCATCCGCGCGTGCAAGCCCTGTACGAGTCCTGGCAGTACCGCAAGGTCGGCGAGCGGCAGCCGTTCCCCGACTCTCCCGTCTATGCGGTGATGCTCCGCTCCCTTTCGCCCGCGCTGAGCAGGGTGTCAACCACCGACGGGTGA